AGAGGAAGGACCCACAGCACTTTTGCAAGTGCGGATTAAGCAGTTGCTTCTGCAGCAACCTCTTCGGCCGGAACAATGTTGACCATACGACGGCCACGCTTGATACCGAACTCAACGGAGCCAGCTGCAAGCGCGAACAGGGTATCGTCGCCGCCGCGGCCTACGTTCTCACCTGGGTGGAACTTGGTGCCGCGCTGACGCACGATGATCTCGCCGGCATTAACCTGCTGACCACCGAAGCGCTTGACACCGAGACGCTTGGACTCGGAATCGCGACCGTTGCTGGAGCTGGAAGCACCCTTCTTGTGTGCCATGTGGTTTTCCCTCCTTTAGGGATAATTACAGCCGGTTAAGGCTTACTTGATACCGGTGATCTTCAAGGTGGTCACAGGCTGACGGTGGCCCTGACGCTTCTTGTAACCAGTCTTGTTCTTGTACTTCAGGATATCGACCTTCGGGCCCTTACCCTGCTCAACGATTTCTGCGGAGACAGAAACCTTCTCCAAGTCGGAAGCCTTGGACTTAACATCGGCGCCATCGACGAGCAGAACCGGGGTGAGAGCTACGGCAGAGCCTGGCTCACCCTCGATCTTCTCGACCTTGACGAGGTCACCTTCAGCAACCTTGTACTGCTTGCCGCCGGTCTTGACGATCGCGTACATAGAGGGTTACCCCTTATCTAAACTCGCTCGGAAGCAACCGGGGAGGCCGCGTTCCGAATGGACACTTACACATTGCGTTTAGTTCCCGCGCGAACATGCCCGCACAGCTCACTAAGTGAGTGTCGGACTGATCCAGCGCCGTGAGTACTAAACAGCGACTGTCAAAGACTACCCCGTAGCGGGCACAAAATACAAACCACGCTTTTTGTGCCCGCGTGGCGTAGCCCTAAGACGTGCTTCGCCGTGCTACGCGGCGTCGGCCGCGCCCAGACTTAGCCCGCGCTTTTTCCTGGGGTGGCCCGCTTCCTGCAGCCTGGTTCTGAGCGGCGTTATCCTGCGCCTTTGGGGCCTTGGCGCTTGCCGACGTCCCCTTCTTGCGCACCGCCCTCTTCTTTCCGCGGCGCAGCACCTTGGTATCGCCCGTGGCCGCCCGCTGGCCAGCACCGGAACGATCCGACGAGCCATCCTGCTGCGTCGAACGGCCCGGGGCGGTCTTCGCTACCTTCGGATTGTCTGCTACCGCCTTTTTAGGAGCGGCCTGGCGCACGGCACGGCGACGCCCACGGCCCTTGCCACCGACGCGCCCCGCGCGTGCGGCGCCAGCGGCCTTTTCATGACGCTGCTCGGCGGACCCGCCCACCTGCTTGTGTTCGTGCTCCTGCGCCTTTTCCTTGACCTCGTGCGGCACGCGCGAGGTAGTCCGACGCTTGGCCTGCTGGGTGCGTACCGAACGACGGCGGCCACGCCCGCGAGCCTTGCGCTCTTCGCGCGAGGTCTTCTCTCCGTGCTGGGCTTCAGCCCGGCTAGCGTTACCGTCGCCGTCGGCAGAGTCCTGCTCACCGGCGACCGCGAAATCCTGCGGCTGCGGGCGCCTATCGGAGCGCGAATTGCCGCGGGTGCGGCGCTTGCGGCGCGGGGAAGCCTCAAACTCGGCTACTGCCTCGTCATAGGTCTTTCCAGTTGCTTTCTCCGGAGCCATTTTCTCCGGAGCGGCTTCCTTTTCCAGTGCCTTCTGCTCACCGCCTGCAGCCGTGTGCGTGGCCTTAGACCGGCGCGTCGCCCGGCGCGGCTTTTTGCTTCGCTTGGAGCCGGCCCCTGCACCAGGGTGTGCCTGAGCAACGGCACCCGAGTCCGCGTCCGTATCCGCATCGGGGACATAGGAATTAAATTCCTGCACCTCGTCGCTCTCGGCCGCATTATCCGCCGCGGCATACGCGATGGCCTCGATATCGGATACCTCAGTCTGAGTGCGCTTGCGCGCGCGGCGGCGACCGCGTCCACGTCCGCGCTCCTTGCTGCGGTCGTGGTCTCCGCTATGCTCTTCCGATTCGGCCTGCGACTCAGCCGGACCGCGCTCGTCCACAACGACGTTGGCTACGAGATCTTCCAACGACGTCTTGGCAGATTCCCGTGCGGCCTCTTCGCTCTCGGTACCGTAAACCGGCGCCTGGGTCTTCTTGAAGCGCTTGGGCTTGGAGGAGCTTTCGGGGGCGTCGTCAAGCTCGTGCTTATGCATCGCCACCGCAGTCGGGTGCTGCTGCGGATCGTGGTGCTGCTTCTTGTGTGCCTTGGACTTGCGGCCAGAATGCTTGGAGCGCTGATCGCCCTCGGCCTCGTCCACCGGGTACTGGTGAATGATAATGCCACGGCCGTTGCAGCACTCGCACTCGGTGGAGAAGGTCTCCACCAGGCCGGTGCCCAGGCGTTTGCGGGTCATCTGCACCAAGCCCAGCGAGGTAACCTCGGATACTTGGTGGCGGGTGCGATCGCGGCCCAAGGCTTCCTTCAGGCGGCGCAGCACCAGATCCTGGTTTTCTGGCAGGACCATATCGATAAAGTCCACGACGATCATGCCGCCAAGATCGCGCAGGCGCATCTGGCGCACGATTTCTTCGGCCGCCTCGAGGTTATTGCGGGTAACGGTTTCCTCTAGGTTGCCGCCAGAACCGGTGAACTTGCCGGTATTGACGTCAATGACGGTCATGGCCTCGGTGCGGTCGATGACCAACGTGCCGCCGGAGGGCAGCCATACCTTGCGCGAGAGCGCCTTATGCAGCTGCTCATCAATGCGGTAAGCCTCGAAGGCATCCTGGCCGCCGTGGTCCTTGGCGCGGTAGCGCACCACGCGATCCGCAAGGTCCGGCGCCATGGAATCCACATAGGCGCGGACGGTATTGAAGGAGCGCTTGCCATCGACGATGAGCTCGGTGAAGTCCTCGTTGAAGAGATCGCGCACCACCTTGATGAGCATATTGGGCTCTTCATACATGGTCACCGGCTTGGCGCCCTTGGAGGATTTCTCCTTCTTAGCATGTGCCACGATGTCCTCCCACCGGCTGTGCAGGCGGTTGACGTCGGTAGCAATTGCCTCTTCTGGGACGTTTTCGGCGGCGGTGCGGATAATCGCACCACCATCGCCCGGCACTACGCGGCCGAGGATATCCTTCAAGCGCTTGCGCTCTGGGGCAGGTAGCTTGCGGGAAATGCCGGCGCTGCGCCCGCCTGGTACGTAGACCAGGTAGCGGCCGGCAAGGGAAATCTGGGTGGTAAGCCGCGCACCCTTGTGGCCGATGGGATCCTTGGCCACCTGCACCAGCACCTGGTCACCAGACTTCAGGGCGTTTTCTACCTTGCGGGCGCGCCCGTGCAGCTTGGTCTTGCGCCAGTCGATTTCACCGGCGTAGAGCACGCCGTTTCGGCCCTGTCCGATGTCCACGAAGGCCGCCTCCATGGACGGCAGCACGTTTTGGACGCGGCCCAAGTAGATATTGCCAATGAGCGAGGCTTGGGACTCGGTGGTCACGAAGTGCTCGACCAGCAGGTCATCTTCTAATACGCCCACCTGGGTGATGATGCCGGCGCCGTCCTCGCGCTCCTTATCGCGCACCACCATGGTGCGCTCCACGGCTTCGCGGCGGGCAAGGAACTCCGCTTGGGAGACGATGTGCTGGCGGGTGCGGCCCTTTTCGCGCAGTTCGGCCCGGCGGCGCTTTTGAGCCTCGATGCGCGTGGAGCCACGGATGGCCTTCGGCTCTTCAATGTGCTCCGGCTCGTCCGCCTGCTCTTCGCGCTTTGCACCGGCGCCGCGTCCGCGGGATGCGCCACGGCGCCCACGGCGGCGGCCCTCAGACTTTCCGGAACCACGGTCGGAGCCGGAGCCGGAGCCGGAGTGCTCGCGGCTACCTTCGGCGGAGTCCGCAGCGCCCTCATCGTCGTCGCGTGCGGAGTCGTCGGCAGCGAAGTCCTCCTCCTCTGCGTCTACTGCCGGTGCGAATGCCGCTGCTTCGTCCTGCTGCGGGGCCATGAAGATAGGCGCAAAGTCATAGTGGCCGGAGTCTTCCTCGGACTCGGCGCGCGGGACGATGTGCGGGGCGTAGTAGTCATCCTCGAAGTCCTCTCCGGCCTCGGCCAGCGCCTCGTGCAACTTCGCCGCATCAACCGTTCCGGTATCGAGTGCACTAGCCGGTACTTCGTCCGTCTCACCCGTGGCTTCTGCAGCTTCGGGTTCTGCCGCTTCAGCGTCCTCAGGCTCCTCGGCGGCTGCGCCTGTTTCGGCTGCGGCCTGGGCCAGCGATGCCTCTACCTTGTCTTCGATCTGGGAGATCTCATTGTCCACGTTCTTGCGCACGCGGTGGCGCAGGTGCTCTTCGTCTTCCGCGGACTGCTCCCCTTCCCCTGACTCGGCGGCATCTGCCGGCTCTTCAGGCGCTACAGCGGCGGACTTACGGGTGGCCTTGCGGGCGCGCTTGGCACGCTTCTTAGCTGGCTTCTTTTCCTGTTCCTCGTCCGGGGTTTCTTCCGGTTGCGCAGCGACCTTGCCCTCGGGCTCTTCAGCCGGTACTTCGGTGGTGTCGCTCGCGGGGGCGTCGGCAACCGCGGCGGCGTTCGCCACAGCGTCCAGCACCTGGCCTGCTTCCTCGCGGGAAAGGGAGCTCTGCGCGCTCTTTTTCAGGCCCATGTCTTTGAGCTGTGCCACCAGCTCGCGCGAGGAAAGCCCCAGCTGCTTGGCCAGGGAATACACGCGGGTCTTGTCCTTGAGCTGGCCGCGGTCCAGGTTCTGGGCCAAAGACGCCGCCGCCTTGAGGCTTTCAGTTGTTTCTTGAGAGTTCTGTGCCACCATGTTCGGGCTTACTCCTGTACATCGTCTGTATTTGGCGCCGCCTCGGGCGCAGGCACGGCCGAAGACCGTACCGCCGCCGCACGAGGCATAGTGCGCGCTAAAAAAGTTTGTGGGATATGAAGTTATGCCGCGTCTCGTACGCGCTATCCCCCATTGTGTCACAGAACCGCGGCCAAGCTAGCAGGCGGTGTTATGTTGGCGGGGTGGCAGAACTAGCACGAATCCCCGCGCGCGAACTCGCGCAGTACCGACAGCGCAATGAAGTCCCGGTGCGCTCCGCACTTTACTTTGGCGTGCCGACCGGCTTTGCCATTGGCTTCGCCAACACCGGCGTCGATTATATGTTGATGGGAGCCGGTGTTTTTGCCGTCTTTGCGGTGCTGGGGTTGGTGCACCTCATTCGCAATTACCCGCGCGGCATCAACGCTGCGCAAGAGGAATTCCGCGATGGTGACTATCCCACGATTGCTTATATCGCGCCGTTTATCCCGATCGCGGCACCACTGGTCATGGCTCCACTGAGCGCGGCCGGCCTGCTTCCAGAGGTAGAGCTGGCCCCGCTCGTTGCCGGCGTCCTATCCGGCGCGTGGTGGGCCTTTGGCTTGCCGTTGGGCATCTGGAGCATGTTTTCCCAGTCCTTCCGCATCGGCCGGCGCCGCATTAACAAAATCCTTGAAAAAGACCCGCTCGACGGGGTTACGGAGGCTCGCTTGCAGCTTGCCGACGCCCACTCGGACATCCTCACCGCCCTCGTCGCCGCCGGCGCGGTGCAGGGAAACACGATTAATTCCACTGCCCTCTCGAAGTTCATGCGGGTAGACCTCGACCCGCTTTGCGAGCACCTCGATGCTTTGGCCAAGGCGAACCTGGTGAAGCTCAGCCGCATGGGACTGCGCACTGCGCCCGCAAAGTGGACCATCACCATCACGCCGACTGGGGTTCGCTGTCTGTATCAGGTGGGCCGGCGCTAACTTGGCAAGCTTTTGTCTCCTGGGAAGAGCTTCGGGCCTATCCAGAGCATTATATAAACAAGGCCCACGAGCACTGGGATTTCAATCAGTGGCCCGATGGTGCCGGCGAGGGCCTGTGCTGACGCGGCGCCAAAGGTGCCGATGGAAACTGCAATGGCTAGCTCGAAGTTATTTCCGGCTGCGGTAAAAGCCACGGAAGCAGACTGTGCGTAGTTCATTCCCCCGGCTTTTGCTACGCCCAAGGCAAGGAAAAACATTCCAACGAAGTAAATAACCAGTGGAATCGCCACTCTAACCACCGCAGTAGGCTGCGCTACCAACTGCTCCCCTTGCAGCGAAAACAGCAGCACGATGGTGTAGAGCAAACCAATCATCGCCAAAGGCGAGACTGCCGGGAGAAAACGGTCTTCGAACCATTCGCGTCCTTTGACCTTTTCTCCCCACACCCGTGAGAGCACGCCAAGCAGCAGGGGGATTCCTAGGAACACAAGAACCGCAGTGACGATGGACCAGAAAGAAAATTCAACAGAGGTGGTGTCTAGGCCTAACCATCCAGGTAGAACTTGCAAGTAGAACCAACCCATGACGCCAAACATGGCTACTTGGAAAATCGAATTGATAGCCACAAGTACCGCTGTGGCCTCTCGATCCGCGCAGGAAAGGTCGGACCATACCAAGACCATGGCGATGCAGCGCGCCAATCCGACGATGATTAAGCCGGTTCGCAACTCCGGCTGGTCTGCCAAAAATATCCACGCCAAGGTAAACATCAACGCGGGCCCCACCACCCAGTTCAGCACGATAGATATCACCATCAGGCGGCCATCGGCAGCAATGTCTCGAGTCTTTTCGTAGCGAACTTTAGCCAAGGGCGGATACATCATAACTAGCAGGCCCAGCGCGATTGGAAGAGAAATACCGCCAACCTCTAGAGCAGACAGTGCTTTTCCAATGCCTGGCAGGAAGTGGCCTATCAATAGCCCCACAGCCATGGCCATGATGATCCACACAGGAAGGAATCTATCGAGAAATGACAACTTTGGGCGTTGCGTAACGGCCATGGCTCTCCTTGTGCGACGAGGAATTCAACTTTCGAACAGTACTTTAATCGCCCATATTGATACTCGTCAATATAACGGAATGGGAGGCAGACTCCTTATACTGTGTGCATGGACTCCTCCCCTAGCAATGCCGATAGCACCCCGGATGCACAGTGCTGTTCCCTGAGCAGTGGCCCACTCAGCCAAGGCGACTCCCTCCGCTTTTCCCAGCAATTTAAAGTACTTGCTGACCCAGCCCGCCTGCGCCTGCTATCCATATTGTGCGACGAGGGCTGCGGCCCGATGAGCGTTACGGAGCTGACCGCGCTTTCCGGCCTGAGCCAACCGACGGTATCTCATCACCTCGGCAAGTTGAGGGAATCCGGTCTCTTAATCAAGCAACAATCGGGCCGTACCGTTACCCATCGAGTGCAAAAGGAAGCCTTCCGCACACTGCGCCAGTTACTCTCCTTCGATTAGGAGAACTCCAGTCCTAGTCTGAGAGGTGAATGACCTCGCGTGCATTATCCTCAGCAATGATCTGCCGCGTTAAGCACCTTCAGCCCCGAAACAAACCCCTACTCCAGTTCTGCTTCTCTACGTATTTGCGGCTTTGCCGTTTCAATACTTATTCAGGGTAGGGCCGGATACTCGGTAGGGTTAAGGGTCAAAAAGTGTGTCCGGAATCGCGGATTTTCACGGATTGACCTGTAGGTTTCCGGAAAGTATATGCTCCGGAAGCATATATCTAGCCCCCGACGGGAAATCCTCGGTGTGGCAGCCGTGATGTGCTATGCGCGGCGTGGTGTGGTGTCGCAATGTCGAAGAACCAACCACGCTGCCACTGCGG
This genomic stretch from Corynebacterium tuberculostearicum harbors:
- the rpmA gene encoding 50S ribosomal protein L27; this translates as MAHKKGASSSSNGRDSESKRLGVKRFGGQQVNAGEIIVRQRGTKFHPGENVGRGGDDTLFALAAGSVEFGIKRGRRMVNIVPAEEVAAEATA
- the rplU gene encoding 50S ribosomal protein L21; this translates as MYAIVKTGGKQYKVAEGDLVKVEKIEGEPGSAVALTPVLLVDGADVKSKASDLEKVSVSAEIVEQGKGPKVDILKYKNKTGYKKRQGHRQPVTTLKITGIK
- a CDS encoding translation initiation factor IF-2 N-terminal domain-containing protein; its protein translation is MVAQNSQETTESLKAAASLAQNLDRGQLKDKTRVYSLAKQLGLSSRELVAQLKDMGLKKSAQSSLSREEAGQVLDAVANAAAVADAPASDTTEVPAEEPEGKVAAQPEETPDEEQEKKPAKKRAKRARKATRKSAAVAPEEPADAAESGEGEQSAEDEEHLRHRVRKNVDNEISQIEDKVEASLAQAAAETGAAAEEPEDAEAAEPEAAEATGETDEVPASALDTGTVDAAKLHEALAEAGEDFEDDYYAPHIVPRAESEEDSGHYDFAPIFMAPQQDEAAAFAPAVDAEEEDFAADDSARDDDEGAADSAEGSREHSGSGSGSDRGSGKSEGRRRGRRGASRGRGAGAKREEQADEPEHIEEPKAIRGSTRIEAQKRRRAELREKGRTRQHIVSQAEFLARREAVERTMVVRDKEREDGAGIITQVGVLEDDLLVEHFVTTESQASLIGNIYLGRVQNVLPSMEAAFVDIGQGRNGVLYAGEIDWRKTKLHGRARKVENALKSGDQVLVQVAKDPIGHKGARLTTQISLAGRYLVYVPGGRSAGISRKLPAPERKRLKDILGRVVPGDGGAIIRTAAENVPEEAIATDVNRLHSRWEDIVAHAKKEKSSKGAKPVTMYEEPNMLIKVVRDLFNEDFTELIVDGKRSFNTVRAYVDSMAPDLADRVVRYRAKDHGGQDAFEAYRIDEQLHKALSRKVWLPSGGTLVIDRTEAMTVIDVNTGKFTGSGGNLEETVTRNNLEAAEEIVRQMRLRDLGGMIVVDFIDMVLPENQDLVLRRLKEALGRDRTRHQVSEVTSLGLVQMTRKRLGTGLVETFSTECECCNGRGIIIHQYPVDEAEGDQRSKHSGRKSKAHKKQHHDPQQHPTAVAMHKHELDDAPESSSKPKRFKKTQAPVYGTESEEAARESAKTSLEDLVANVVVDERGPAESQAESEEHSGDHDRSKERGRGRGRRRARKRTQTEVSDIEAIAYAAADNAAESDEVQEFNSYVPDADTDADSGAVAQAHPGAGAGSKRSKKPRRATRRSKATHTAAGGEQKALEKEAAPEKMAPEKATGKTYDEAVAEFEASPRRKRRTRGNSRSDRRPQPQDFAVAGEQDSADGDGNASRAEAQHGEKTSREERKARGRGRRRSVRTQQAKRRTTSRVPHEVKEKAQEHEHKQVGGSAEQRHEKAAGAARAGRVGGKGRGRRRAVRQAAPKKAVADNPKVAKTAPGRSTQQDGSSDRSGAGQRAATGDTKVLRRGKKRAVRKKGTSASAKAPKAQDNAAQNQAAGSGPPQEKARAKSGRGRRRVARRSTS
- the arsB gene encoding ACR3 family arsenite efflux transporter; its protein translation is MAVTQRPKLSFLDRFLPVWIIMAMAVGLLIGHFLPGIGKALSALEVGGISLPIALGLLVMMYPPLAKVRYEKTRDIAADGRLMVISIVLNWVVGPALMFTLAWIFLADQPELRTGLIIVGLARCIAMVLVWSDLSCADREATAVLVAINSIFQVAMFGVMGWFYLQVLPGWLGLDTTSVEFSFWSIVTAVLVFLGIPLLLGVLSRVWGEKVKGREWFEDRFLPAVSPLAMIGLLYTIVLLFSLQGEQLVAQPTAVVRVAIPLVIYFVGMFFLALGVAKAGGMNYAQSASVAFTAAGNNFELAIAVSIGTFGAASAQALAGTIGPLIEIPVLVGLVYIMLWIGPKLFPGDKSLPS
- a CDS encoding ArsR/SmtB family transcription factor produces the protein MDSSPSNADSTPDAQCCSLSSGPLSQGDSLRFSQQFKVLADPARLRLLSILCDEGCGPMSVTELTALSGLSQPTVSHHLGKLRESGLLIKQQSGRTVTHRVQKEAFRTLRQLLSFD